The stretch of DNA CCAGTTTTTGAGCTACTTCACTCAGGGAAATGTTATATTGCTCAAGCTTTACAGGATCAAGCTCAACCTGAAATTGCGTGGTAATTCCTCCGAAATTGGTTACGTCAGCTACTCCCGAAACCTGTTTGATTTTAGGAATGATGACAAAATTCTGCAGATCGGTAAGCTCCCGTAGATCATGGGTTTTACTTTCAATGATATAGCGGTATATCTCTCCAGTAGGCGATGTTAGCGGATCTAGCCCGGGTGTTACTCCGAAAGGAAGTTCCAGGTCTGATAACCTTTCCTTAATTCTTGTCCTTGCCCAGTAATCATCGACTCCATCTTTGAATACTATGGTCACCATGGATAACCCGAACGTACTTTTACTTCGCATCACATGCATGCCGGGAAGACCGTTAATAGCCTGTTCGATAGGAATGGTAATCTGCTGTTCTATTTCTTCTGCCGCCAGTCCCGGTACCTGGGTTACAACCTGTGAAGTGACGTCACCGATATCAGGATAGGCCTCTATAGAGAGCTGCTTCCAGGAATAGTATCCAAATACCGCAAGTAATGCAAACAATGCCAGTATGATCCATCGTTTAGCGATGATATTGTTTAAAATATTCTTCATAAAGCATCCGTCTATTTAGTATCTAACAGGTAAAAAGCTCCATCTGTGATGATTGTTTCTCCCGGTTTCAATCCGTTAATAATCTGTGTTGTATTGTTTTCAGTAATCCCTGTATCCACATATCTTTTGACATACTCATTCTTTGCAGTCTGTACGAGCACATAGTTTCGGTCATTGAACTGAAGAATGGCTTTAGTAGGAACAAATATTGCTCTTTCAGAAGTCTCACTGAATTTCAGGTTGACAAACATCCCGGGTTTTAAAATACGATCGCTGTTTTCACACTCTATAAGTACTTCTACGCTTCGGGTTTCTTCATTTACAATTTCATTGATATGGTATATTTTTCCCATAATTTTCTTGTCCGGATAAGCGCTGACATTGACTTCCACTCCGTTAAGGTTCTGTAAAAAGCGGAGATCTTTTTCTTTTATCTGACCTGCAATCCAGACTTTGGATAATTCTGCCACGAGGGCAATCGGTGGAGCATCTTCCTTTAAATACTGTCCCATAACAATATTATTGGTAATCACTTCCCCTTTGATCGGAGAAACAACTACTAAAGGAGTATTGGGAGACATTTTATCTGTATTCTTAAAAATCTTTAATGCGGCGGAAGCATTAGCAAGTGCTGTTTTCTTAATTTGAAAGTCGGTAGCGGCTTCTTCAGCTTCCCGCTGTATACCCACTCCATGCTTTAACAAATCCTGTTGACGTTTCAGGTTGAGTTCTGATTGCCGAAGTTCCTGCTGGGCATCTCGATACTCTTTCTGAGCAGCAAAATAATCGGCGGAACTTACTGAAAATAAAGGTGAGCCGGGCATTACCTTTTGTCCAAGTTTAATATATGATTTAAGTATTCTGCCGGCAAATGGAGAGGTGATTTCCGCATAACTGTTAGGAATAGCTTTTACGGTTCCTACTGTAACCAGGTTAGGATTGTAATCTTCTTCTTTTATAGTCTGCAGTACTAATTTTGGGATGATATTGGAGTTTTTTTGTAGCGCAATGGTATCTCCTTTCACCACATATGAGCTGGTGTTTTCAGGGGATTCTTTTTTGTCTCCGCAGGAATAAACAATGATCGAGGTTGCTGTGAGCAATAGCAATGCCCTTATACTGTTTCTCTTTTTTGTTGCTTCGATAATCATCAGGTTTAAAATTTTAGTTGTTTATATTTTTTAGTTTAAGATTAAGGGGGATCCGGTAATAAACCGGATTATTTGGTCTTTC from Chryseobacterium piperi encodes:
- a CDS encoding efflux RND transporter periplasmic adaptor subunit; this translates as MIIEATKKRNSIRALLLLTATSIIVYSCGDKKESPENTSSYVVKGDTIALQKNSNIIPKLVLQTIKEEDYNPNLVTVGTVKAIPNSYAEITSPFAGRILKSYIKLGQKVMPGSPLFSVSSADYFAAQKEYRDAQQELRQSELNLKRQQDLLKHGVGIQREAEEAATDFQIKKTALANASAALKIFKNTDKMSPNTPLVVVSPIKGEVITNNIVMGQYLKEDAPPIALVAELSKVWIAGQIKEKDLRFLQNLNGVEVNVSAYPDKKIMGKIYHINEIVNEETRSVEVLIECENSDRILKPGMFVNLKFSETSERAIFVPTKAILQFNDRNYVLVQTAKNEYVKRYVDTGITENNTTQIINGLKPGETIITDGAFYLLDTK